A DNA window from Streptomyces parvus contains the following coding sequences:
- a CDS encoding S41 family peptidase: MSDDVAYLRFPHLHQDLLCFAAEDDLWVAPLAAAGHRPGRAWRVTVDRTRVSHPRFSPDGTSIAYTTWRTLDPEIHLAPVDGGPARRLTYWGSTDARVCGWSPDPGETCQILAVSSHNQPFSYFSWAYSVPTDGSPGGRLPWGPVSDIAVADIDGERRTLLLTGTPPHEPAAWKRYRGGAMGRLWLHGERLLPDIDGHLANPMFVGRRIAFLSDHQGVGNLYSCRTDGTDLRRHTDHDAFYARNASSDGHRVIYQCAGELWLVEDLESPDATPRKLEVRLGGPRTGRRVHQVPAASNVDSLSVDETGRASAVTVRGSLYWLTHRDGPARTIADTPGVRVRLPEMLGSGGQVAYVTDADGPDAVEIAYLPRASGDRPPRRLASGLLGRVQEMTSDPDGKRLAIASNDGRLLLLDTGEEEAGAEPLEAVEKAPSGSTRADLHAATGAATPDSAVPVDEHPGLTELIRSVNGPVRDLAFSPDGDWLTWSHPGVGRSLRQIKLARISGPGAPAIVDVTNGRFEDENPVFTEDGRYLAFLSWRGFDPVYDVHTGDLSFPLGCRPYLVPLSSATPSPFALSPDGRPAAGGLDPVDVPEGGTSEGSTVMVEFEGLESRVTPFPVSASKYSALAPVSGGGLVWLRWPISGALGETFANPADMSGRPTLEHFNIAKARRTELVDHLDWFAVSGDCSRLVVMDDGELRAVPATEPGDGDTTVYLDLRRILHEVDPGAEWRQAYGEAGRIIRDYFWEPDMCGIDWDGVLDQYRPLVERVASPDEFADLLREVLGELGTSHAYVSPARRNEGPPHYQRAIGLLGANLVCRDGAWIIQRILPGDSSDSKARSPLAGTGIREGAVLTHVDGRPVDPVAGPYPLLTAAGGTTVELTFSPAGGGPSRRVAIMPLVDERPLRYQDWVAKRRDVVRELSGGKCGYLHIPDLGGSGWAQFNRDLRLEVARPALIVDVRGNAGGHISELVVEKLTRTILGWDLTRNAQAVSYASNAPRGPVVALADEATSSDGDMITAAFRLLKMGPVVGQRTWGGVVGMTGRHRLGDGTSITVPMNAAWFDTYGWSVENHGVEPDVEALRTPLDWAEGRYAVLDDAVRLALDLLAAHPAATPPSYDTAPNLRRPPLPPR; this comes from the coding sequence GTGAGTGACGACGTGGCGTATCTCCGTTTTCCGCACCTCCACCAGGACTTGCTGTGCTTCGCGGCCGAGGACGACCTCTGGGTCGCCCCTCTCGCCGCCGCGGGGCACCGGCCCGGACGCGCCTGGCGGGTGACCGTCGACCGGACCCGGGTCAGCCATCCCCGCTTCTCGCCCGACGGCACCTCCATCGCCTACACGACCTGGCGGACCCTGGACCCCGAGATCCACCTCGCCCCGGTGGACGGCGGCCCGGCGCGCCGGCTCACCTACTGGGGCTCGACGGACGCCCGGGTCTGCGGCTGGAGCCCCGATCCGGGCGAGACCTGCCAGATCCTCGCCGTCTCCTCGCACAACCAGCCGTTCTCGTACTTCTCCTGGGCCTACAGCGTCCCCACCGACGGCAGCCCCGGCGGCAGGCTCCCCTGGGGCCCGGTCTCCGACATCGCGGTCGCCGACATCGACGGCGAACGCCGCACCCTGCTGCTCACCGGCACGCCCCCGCACGAACCGGCCGCCTGGAAGCGTTACCGGGGCGGGGCCATGGGCCGCCTGTGGCTGCACGGCGAACGGCTGCTCCCGGACATCGACGGGCACCTCGCCAACCCGATGTTCGTCGGCCGCCGCATCGCGTTCCTCTCCGACCACCAGGGCGTCGGCAACCTCTACTCCTGCCGGACGGACGGCACCGACCTGCGCCGCCACACCGACCACGACGCCTTCTATGCCCGCAACGCCTCCAGCGACGGGCACCGGGTGATCTACCAGTGCGCGGGAGAACTGTGGCTGGTCGAGGACCTGGAGTCGCCCGACGCCACCCCGCGCAAGCTGGAGGTACGCCTCGGGGGCCCGCGCACCGGCCGCCGCGTCCACCAGGTGCCCGCCGCCAGCAACGTCGACTCGCTCTCCGTCGACGAGACGGGCCGGGCCAGCGCCGTCACCGTACGCGGCAGCCTCTACTGGCTCACCCACCGCGACGGCCCCGCGCGCACCATCGCCGACACCCCGGGCGTGCGGGTGCGGCTGCCGGAGATGCTCGGCAGCGGCGGGCAGGTCGCGTACGTCACCGACGCGGACGGGCCGGACGCGGTCGAGATCGCCTATCTGCCGCGCGCCAGCGGCGACCGTCCGCCGCGCAGGCTGGCCTCCGGACTGCTGGGCCGGGTCCAGGAGATGACCTCCGACCCGGACGGGAAGCGCCTGGCCATCGCCTCCAACGACGGCCGTCTGCTGCTCCTGGACACGGGCGAGGAGGAGGCCGGGGCGGAGCCCCTGGAAGCCGTGGAGAAGGCCCCCAGCGGCTCGACCCGCGCCGACCTGCACGCGGCCACCGGTGCGGCGACCCCGGACAGCGCCGTACCGGTCGACGAGCACCCCGGGCTCACCGAGCTGATCCGCTCGGTCAACGGCCCGGTCCGCGATCTGGCCTTCTCCCCCGACGGCGACTGGCTGACCTGGTCGCACCCGGGCGTCGGCCGGTCGCTGCGGCAGATCAAGCTGGCGCGGATCTCCGGCCCCGGCGCACCGGCGATCGTGGACGTCACCAACGGCCGCTTCGAGGACGAGAACCCGGTCTTCACGGAGGACGGCCGCTATCTGGCGTTCCTGTCGTGGCGCGGCTTCGACCCGGTGTACGACGTCCACACCGGCGACCTGTCCTTCCCGCTCGGCTGCCGCCCGTACCTGGTCCCGCTCTCCTCGGCGACCCCGTCCCCCTTCGCGCTCTCGCCCGACGGGCGCCCGGCGGCGGGCGGCCTGGACCCGGTGGACGTGCCGGAGGGCGGTACGTCGGAGGGGTCGACGGTGATGGTGGAGTTCGAGGGGCTGGAGAGCCGGGTGACGCCGTTCCCCGTCTCCGCCTCCAAGTACTCGGCGCTCGCCCCCGTGAGCGGCGGCGGTCTGGTCTGGCTGCGCTGGCCGATCTCGGGCGCGCTGGGCGAGACGTTCGCGAACCCGGCCGACATGTCGGGGCGGCCCACCCTGGAGCACTTCAACATCGCGAAGGCCCGCAGGACCGAACTGGTCGACCACCTCGACTGGTTCGCGGTCAGCGGCGACTGCTCGCGGCTGGTCGTGATGGACGACGGCGAACTGCGCGCCGTCCCCGCCACCGAACCGGGCGACGGCGACACCACGGTCTACCTCGACCTGCGCCGCATCCTGCACGAGGTCGACCCGGGGGCGGAGTGGCGGCAGGCGTACGGGGAAGCGGGCCGGATCATCCGCGACTACTTCTGGGAACCGGACATGTGCGGCATCGACTGGGACGGGGTGCTGGACCAGTACCGCCCGCTGGTCGAACGGGTCGCCTCCCCCGACGAGTTCGCGGATCTGCTGCGCGAGGTGCTGGGCGAGCTGGGCACCTCGCACGCGTACGTCTCCCCCGCCCGCCGCAACGAGGGCCCGCCGCACTACCAGCGGGCGATCGGTCTGCTGGGCGCCAACCTGGTCTGCCGGGACGGCGCGTGGATCATCCAGCGCATCCTGCCCGGCGACTCCTCGGACTCCAAGGCGCGTTCGCCGCTGGCCGGTACGGGGATCCGGGAGGGCGCGGTCCTCACCCATGTCGACGGCCGGCCGGTGGACCCGGTGGCGGGCCCGTACCCGCTGCTGACGGCGGCGGGCGGCACCACGGTGGAGCTGACCTTCTCCCCGGCGGGCGGCGGCCCCTCCCGCCGGGTGGCGATCATGCCGCTGGTCGACGAACGCCCGCTGCGCTACCAGGACTGGGTGGCCAAACGCCGTGACGTCGTACGGGAGTTGAGCGGCGGCAAGTGCGGCTATCTGCACATCCCGGACCTGGGCGGCTCCGGCTGGGCCCAGTTCAACCGGGACCTGCGCCTGGAGGTGGCCCGGCCCGCGCTCATCGTGGACGTACGGGGCAACGCGGGCGGCCACATCAGCGAGCTGGTCGTGGAGAAGCTCACCCGCACGATCCTCGGCTGGGACCTGACCCGTAACGCGCAGGCGGTGAGCTACGCCTCCAACGCGCCGCGCGGACCGGTGGTGGCCCTGGCGGACGAGGCGACCTCCTCGGACGGCGACATGATCACGGCGGCGTTCCGGCTGCTGAAGATGGGGCCCGTGGTGGGCCAGCGCACCTGGGGCGGGGTGGTCGGCATGACCGGCCGCCACCGGCTCGGCGACGGCACGTCGATCACGGTGCCGATGAACGCCGCCTGGTTCGACACGTACGGCTGGTCGGTGGAGAACCACGGTGTGGAGCCGGACGTGGAGGCCCTGCGCACCCCGCTGGACTGGGCGGAGGGCCGGTACGCGGTCCTGGACGACGCGGTCCGCCTGGCGCTGGACCTGCTGGCGGCCCACCCGGCGGCGACGCCCCCGTCGTACGACACGGCACCGAACCTGCGAAGGCCGCCGCTGCCGCCGAGGTGA
- a CDS encoding aromatic ring-hydroxylating dioxygenase subunit alpha yields MTENRSDQIARGRPGEGPGPAPAPPDLRRIGANPDFWYPVALSRSVRKEGVAAAVFAGERIALYRARSGAVHALEDRCAHRQVPLSMGVVDGETLRCCYHAWAYRGDGRISQIPYLAKGDARPPRGVRAYPVREAYGLVFVFPGDPEKAAVTALPDVPAFASPQYKTMTFSRTVRCHYSFLHENLLDMNHQFLHRGVVGKLQPKLLGYESGPASVEARYLFTHTGGKRNRSASLLAAEGLGGRSSSDVMTIRTEYPYQTLDLVPENADHPALRLWAVYVPEDAEQRVCHAYGLLMIEKPRVPAALNVAWPFIRHFTERVFAEDRMAVEAEQRAWDEQGEDRNHEVFSLILDVRDVLRANGVPL; encoded by the coding sequence ATGACCGAGAACCGCTCGGACCAGATCGCACGCGGTCGGCCCGGGGAGGGCCCCGGACCGGCCCCCGCCCCGCCCGACCTGCGGCGGATCGGGGCCAACCCGGACTTCTGGTACCCGGTCGCCCTCTCCCGGAGCGTACGGAAGGAAGGGGTGGCCGCGGCCGTGTTCGCCGGGGAGCGCATCGCGCTCTACCGCGCCCGGAGCGGTGCCGTCCACGCGCTGGAGGACCGGTGCGCCCACCGGCAGGTGCCGCTGAGCATGGGCGTCGTGGACGGCGAGACGCTCCGCTGCTGCTACCACGCCTGGGCCTACCGCGGCGACGGCCGCATCTCGCAGATCCCCTACCTCGCCAAGGGCGACGCCCGGCCGCCGCGCGGCGTGCGCGCCTATCCGGTGCGCGAGGCGTACGGCCTGGTGTTCGTCTTCCCGGGCGACCCGGAGAAGGCGGCGGTCACCGCGCTGCCCGACGTTCCCGCCTTCGCCTCGCCGCAGTACAAGACGATGACGTTCTCCCGGACCGTGCGCTGCCACTACTCGTTCCTGCACGAGAACCTGCTCGACATGAACCACCAGTTCCTCCACCGGGGCGTGGTCGGCAAGCTCCAGCCGAAGCTGCTGGGGTACGAGAGCGGCCCCGCCTCGGTGGAGGCCCGCTACCTGTTCACCCACACCGGCGGCAAGCGCAACCGCAGCGCGAGCCTGCTGGCCGCCGAGGGCCTGGGCGGCCGGTCCTCCAGCGATGTCATGACCATCCGCACCGAGTACCCCTACCAGACGCTGGACCTGGTCCCGGAGAACGCCGACCACCCGGCGCTGCGCCTCTGGGCGGTGTACGTCCCCGAGGACGCGGAGCAGCGCGTCTGCCACGCCTACGGGCTGCTCATGATCGAGAAGCCCAGGGTCCCCGCCGCCCTCAACGTGGCCTGGCCGTTCATCCGGCACTTCACCGAACGGGTCTTCGCGGAGGACCGCATGGCCGTCGAAGCCGAACAGCGGGCGTGGGACGAGCAGGGCGAGGACCGCAACCACGAGGTCTTCTCGCTGATCCTGGACGTCCGCGACGTCCTGCGCGCCAACGGCGTCCCGCTCTAG